The Larus michahellis chromosome 23, bLarMic1.1, whole genome shotgun sequence genome segment ggcagggctggggatgctggcagggctgggatggtggcagggctggggacactggcagggctggggattctggcagggctggggacgctggcagggctggggatgctggcaAGGCTGGTGATgccggcagggctggggatgtggCTGGCGGAGCCGGCAGGATGCTACCACCTGCTGgaagctgggaaggagagagccCCAAGGGGAAGGGACTGGCGCTGGGCGCCCGGgatccccccgcagcccctccgggGCAGGAGCACTGCAGACATCTCCTCTTTCCAGCCGGTCAGGTATTTCcaggaaacttgctgagggcCAATGTCAGAGACTCTCACCTCTATGTGCAGGAAAACTGAACTGGGCCGTGTTTGTTGTCAGCACGTTTGGAGACAGACAGAGGGACGGTTGGTCAGCGAGACCCCCGGTCGCAGTCGCTCTCTGTGGCTCCCAAACCTCCCCCAAagcccccggcctccccgccaTCACACGGGCTGAAGAAGCACCACCGAGAGGCAAATCACTCTGCCCTTCAGCCCGGCGTTAACTCTGGAGCCTacagactgctgctgctgctccgaaCGCACCGGCGCTTTCAGCAGGTGCCACTACCTGCTTTGCTCCACCATCGCCCGGCCCCAGCCTCCCTTGCCCGTGTCCCAGTGAGGACCAGTCCAGAGTGGAGCCGCGCTGGGGGGGGTGCAGATCACACCGAAAGAAACCCAGTTTCAGATGGGGGCACTCCCTGGTGCTCCAAATGCATTATTTATGTCCGTACTTAACTCAATAAAGGCTTCACTTTCGTTTTAATTGGGTTTTTGCTTCGAGAATGCTCCTGTGGCTCCCAACCCACCTCCCTCCACGGGGTCCTGCCCTTGTGCCGGGTGGCCGTGGGGTGCTGCTCCACAGCGGGACCCTCTTGAGGAGGGTCCCCAAGCCCCTACACAGCGGCCCCGCACCCCGTGGCCATTGGCACCGCACCCCAACCTCAACCAAAGCCCTAAAACCCCTAAAATAAGTCCTCCACCAGCCTTTCAGGCACCTCCTGGTAGCAGCCGGTGGCCAaggggccggggcagagccagcGGCCACCAGTGGAAGGCGTGGGCTCGATCTCGGGGGGTCAAAGAAGGAAGTCCGAGCTCTCGCTGCCTTTTCCTGCCTCTGCCGTTGAGGGAACGGCGCAATTATCTTTGCAGACGCATTACTACACGACAAAAAATAGCAGCTGAGATGGGAGCGCCACTGTCCTATTCAAACCATCAATGGAAAATTACACATTCGTTACCGGGCTTTATTTAGGGGCTTATTTCATTCATTGACTCAGCCAGCACCCAGCCAGCCCTGTCCccgggggtgctgcccccccgcCAGGGGCAGAGGGTGCCAGGCTGACCCTGCGCCCCGCAGCGGGCGTCGAGCCGAGATGGGCCGGTGGCACCCACCTGGTGCTGGCGAGTGCAGGGGACCCGGCAGAACCCTGGAGCCAGgagtgctggggctggtgccGGCCTTGCTGGGAGGCTGCTGCCCACCCAGTGCACGTGCCCCGTGGCTCACAGCCCGGCCGCGCTGCTGGCTCAGAAAGCCCGGCGCAGCCTCTCCCACCTCCGACGACTCCAGCCAGGAGCCTTTCCTATCTGCTGGCCGGGAGCGTGGCCAGGCCCACCATGGCGCTCCCACTCCACTGGCCGCCGTGCTCATTAACGAGTGACAAACGGCAGCTCAGCCCCGGGCTGCGGCAGGAGCCAGAGGACGCCTGGCCAGGAGGCTCGGAGGCGAGTGGCCAcctcctgccccgggcaggggtgGGCAATGAGTCCACAGGCAGCAGGaatgggcagggcagggagatgcCGGGTGCAGGGAGGAGATGCCGGGTGCAGGGAGGAGATGCCACGCAAGATCAGCACCCCAGGGCCAAGCCCCgggtgctgcagccccctccaGAGCTGGGGGGACGGGGGTGACCCAGATGCCGAAGTGGGACAAGGTGACCCAGGGTGGCAGAGACAAGTGTGACGAGCCAGGATGGGGCCGGCTGCCACCACCAACATGGAACCAGCCAGGAGCTGGTGGTGATGGAGACACCATCCCggctccctctgcatccctggCCCCATGGAGCCCCCGTCCCAGCACCGTGCCCGGGGGGGTGGCACAAACAACCCGGCCACTTTGCTCATTTCCAGGTTTAATTAGAAACGTATTCCAAACCACGACCCTGCACACAGAGCCAGACACACTGGAGAAGGGGACATGTATGCCGTAAAAACCTGCCAAAGCCCCGagccggccggggggggggggtggttcccTGGGGGCCGTGGGACTCCTCTCCTGCCGGCAGCCCTGGCCTCCCGAGCCAGTGCCAGCAGCTCACCCCACGCCTTCCCCGCAGCAGCTTCGTCCTGGCCCGGGtccggggagggctgcgggggctCAGCGCCACCGGGAGCCTCACGCGGCAGCAGTTCCTGGGGAGAATCCAGCTGGAAATGTGGGAGCGACAGGGACATCCAGCAGCACCGGCCTCCAAGAGATGTTTGTGGCCAGTCCCACGGCCAGAGCCAAGCCGGGGGGGGTACAGCCCCTGCGGATGGGGGACCCCACGGCTGGGGGGACTCCCAGATGGCGGGGGGAAGGAGGCGGGGAGTTGGGTCCTGAGCAGCGGCGTTGGGCGAGAGGCACGGCTCTGTGGGCAAGGGGCTGGTCCCCCGGCTGCCCCTCACGTACCTGTGCACGCACACGGgtgcacacactcacacacacacacacactcatacacacacactcacacacacacactccccaagCTTTctggccccatcccaccccgggAGCCCTGGGATGGGGGTCCTGGCACCAGCCCTGACCCTGTTTGCTCCATCATCATCCAGAGACCAGTTCTGGGATGGAGCTGGCACTGGGGGAGGCAGTGGGTTCTGGCGGTAccagcggtgggggggggggggggggggggcacacagccCTACACAGGTAGGGCcccgggcaggaggggagggggcagccccgcagcgatgcccacccagccccgcCGTGGCCGGGTTTGGGCTCAGCCCCTCTCGACAAGGCTGCCCACCCGCTCCCACCCCGGCAGCGTTTTGCCTCCACACGTGGAATAAATGTCTTTGTGTCCGGCTGGGCAAGGGGCCGCATGCGGACGGTGGAGGGGAGGcagtgggggggaagggggggccttCGGGGCCAGGGACCGCGAGGCcccgctggggagggggatggggagcCCAACCCCGGGGTTTTGGGGACTTTGCCCCTCTCCAAGGCCAGGCACAACCGGAGGAGGGGAGCACGGAGGGGCCCCGGCTTTGCCCTGGCGCCGGGGCCAGTCTGGCGCCAGGGGAGGGGGgtcgggggctcacgtaccccccCGGCATCACTGCTTCCTCCGGACAACCTGGCGGAGGTGCAGCTCGCTCTCCGCAGCCACGATGGGCTGCTCGTTCTGCCGGTGGTGGCTGATGAGGTGGCTGATGCTCTCAAACAGCACGTCCTTGGTCCtcacctggggcggggggggagcacaGCCATCCTGAACCCAGGAGAGCTGCCTCCCGCACGGGGTCCCCATGCAGCCCCCAGCGCCCAcccgccctccccccccaagGATATCTCCTCAGCATCCCTCCCGTGCAGCCCCGACCCtgtccccatcgcccccccaACCACCACCGTGCCCCCCCCCACTTACCACGCCTTCAGGATCCACCAGCAGCAGGTGCTTGGGCTGCCCGCTGTGCATCCCGGTCAGCACGTACTGCCCCGGGTTGGTGAGACTGTCCCGCACCAGGAAATCCCCGTCCGTCTGCAGGAGCCTCTCGGCGTCCCGACGGCTCATCTTCCCGTGGTACCACGGCTCCCGCCGCAGCTGCTCCTCCGTGGGGGCGATGGGGGCCTTCCGCGTGGGGGGGCTCGGCCACTGGTCCTCCATGggggggctggcgctgcccccCGCGATGCACTCGTGGAGCTTCAGGGCATCCTCGAAGGGCCCTGCAGGAGCcaggggatgcggggggggggtcatgaagcagggctggggggggggcggcggggacaggGTCGAGCCGAGCGGTGGCAGCAGGACCCACAGTTATGGCCAGACCCACCTCTGGGACGGACCCCGCTGTGCCACCGCCACCCCGGGCACGACGCTGTGCCTGCGCCCGGGCACAGAGGGGATGGTGCCCCCCTGCATGGCACGGCCGCCCCCCCCACAGGGCCAACCCGGCAAGGGTGGGTGACGATGGCGCACAACTTGTGGCCCCCGGGGCTCTGCTGGCACCACCGGGGCTGCGACACGTTGCCGGGCAGCCCGCGGCACAGCTCAGCCCTTCTGCAGCAGGTCTTGCAccaggccccccccccagcaaagccCGCCGGCTTACTCATGTCAAAGAGGTCCTTTTTGGGGCTCTCCTCCGGCGCCCCACGAGCCGCCGCCTCCGGCTCCCAGGCGTCCAGGCTCTGCGTGTTCACGTACATGTGCTCCTCGTAGTCCCGCGGGCCCAGGGGGTGGCCGTCCGCCTGCAGGTACCCATCGCAGGGCTGGCCTGCGAGAGCACCCGGCATCACGGCTGGCCCAGGCAGCGCAGAGCCGCGGGGGGGCCCTGCTCAcggtccccagggtccccccccgcAGCGCTACCCACCCTGGCTCTCCAGGTCCCATGGCGGCCCCGGCTGGCTGCTCTGGTCTCGCCTGGCTGCGAAGCCACCCTGGGGAGAGGAGACAGCGATGGTGTCGGGGGGACATGCCCAGGACCCCCATGGCAGGGCCGGCAGCAGCCCGGGGGGCTCACCTGGCTGGGGGGGCCGGAGCCGGAGGGCTGAGCGTGGACGTGGcccaggcctgcgccgtgccgcagcCGGGAGTCGATCAGCCCCCCCGGGGGTGGCTCCTTCCCTGGGATGCTGTTGTAGTAATCGTGTTCGGCCGCCTCCTCGTCCTCCCCCCACGCCGACTCCTCCGCACCCAGCGCCCTGCGGCGGGGACGGGTGAGCTGGGGACACCCTGCCCGGCTtggaccccccccctccatgccCCGGCACAGGGGGCGCGGGGCCGCAGCggggtccccctgccccccctacCTGTCTGGGGGTGCCACCACCTTGGGGGGGCTGTGCAGGTACTGCTTGAAGCGCAGCTCGAAGGCCTGTCCCACCGTGCTGATGACGCTCTGCGCCAGCCCCTCGCAGCACTCCAGGATGTGGCAGGCtgcggacagacggacggactcACAGATGGCTTCAGTGTTTCCCCCACGCACCCATCACCCCTCCGGCACCACCCCGAGCCACCCCCCACAAGGGATCCCCTCCTCCAGCCTTCATCCCCCAGCgcatccctcctcctctgcagagctcccaaGCGCGGGGGCCGGCATCACCTCTCTGGTTGATGGGGTCTTTGGCGACGTAGGCGACGTAGTCCGTGGTgtcctggggacacagggggaacTCAGGGCCCCGCGTCCCGCTGccgtggggggagcagggctgggggtaccGGGGCGAGGGGacaggctcagccccagccccacgtcctGCCCCGGGACCATGCTGCCCCACAGCTCGGCTCACGTGTAGGACAGGCAGCCCCTGTCCCCGCCGTCCCCGAGGGCTGGGGCGTGCGTGCCTCACCGTGTCCCCGCCGGAGGCGAAGGAGATGGATTGCATGTGGTGGTTGGCGATGATCTGGGGGGAGGATACGGCCCCAGGAGGGGGTTAGCGTGGGGGTCGCCATCCCCCCGGTTCGCGGTgggaggcagagggctgggaggtggcGGGTGGTGGGTGACATCCCCGGGGACGGCTCTCACCTGGCGCGTGGTGGGGATCATGAGGTTCAGCCCGTCGACGGAGATGTTGACAGCGATGCTCATGCCAGCGAAGCGGAGGTTGCTCTTGCCCAGGATGGAGAAAAGGGCTTTGTTGGGAGCCTGAGGGGGTAAAAAGGAGCGTGGGGGCGATGCAACCCCCACGACCAGGTTTCCTGGGGTGAAGGAGGCAAAGAGGGGTGCCCCGAGAGACCCCAGGCTCTGCCTCGTGAACCGGGcagacacccccagccccggagCCCCGGCTCGCACCAGGAAGGAGCCCAGGAAGGGATGAAACTCACCTTCTTCTTCCAGATGCCCTTCACGCCTGGCACTGCCTCATACAGTCTGTTGATGGCTTCCCTGCAAGCCACGGCCCCCGGCCGGTTACTGCTGCAGacccccggccccttccctgttccttcccctgcctctggCTCCGCGGGGCCTGGGGGCATCAGCCCGCGCAGCCCCGGGCACCGCAGCCTCCCCGCAGCGCTGCCCCACGTCACCGCCCGCGGTACGTAATCCCAGCCGGGGCcacctcccttctcctctttccACCCATTGATCCGCGGCAGTGCCCTTCGCCTGTGTCCCCATGCGCCGGGTGGATCCCATGGGGCACCCCAGACCCTGGCCCTGAGTTGTGTCCCCCCCGACACACACTCCACAGGGCCCCAGGAGGGGGAGcgcccagggctgctgggggctctgggtggCATTGGGGTGCAGGAGAGCAGGACTGCAGGGCCATACCTGGTGACCTGTGTCCGGGTGTTGAAGTCAAGGGACCTCATGGAGCGCAGCACCTCGATGCACCCCATGTACTGCGGGGGGACACACGGTCAGAGCAGCCTCCTCCGGCCACCgccaccagcccagggcaggggatggagaggaggggaagggaggagccgGGTGTCACTGAGAAGGGTCCCTTTGATGTTGGGGTGCTCACCCCAACACATGGCACCCTTTCACCCtccaccccaaaatgccccatCGCATGCCCAGGCCCTGAGACCCAACAAACTCATCGGTGTGCTATGGCTTGTGCCGCCCTCGTAGGGGCCGGCTACTGCTGGGTCCTGGGGCTGGTTCCCCAGCCCAGaagcccctccatcccctggcccATCCCAGGACAATTTGGGAGGCCGTGCCGTCCCTCCCAGGATGGGCCAGACAATGTGGGCAGAGTAACGGGGCCGGGCTGCCCGTGATGGGGCGATGGGCCCGTGGGGGTGACTGCCCAGGGCACCCTCGGGGCCGGACCCCACCACGTCCCCTTGTCACGACACCGCGAGCTCCCGCGACGCCCGTCTCGGGGCCGGTCCGAGGGgaaccggggggggggacggaccggAGCCGGGGGTTCCGCCCGCAGCCGTCGAGAGGAGGGGACAGACCCGCCGAGCGCCGGTGATGGGGCTCTCCGGGCGGCCGGTTGCCCCGACCGGGCGTGGGGGGCTGAGGATCGGGGGTCGGGGTCCGGCTCCGGCGGGACTTACCCGGACGATGTAGGAGACGCCGGGCCCCATCACCCTCTCGTCGGGGTGCAGCCAGCCCTGCGCCGGTTTGCGGATGAAGCTGCCCTTGCGGCTCCACTCCTCCCCgcccggccgggccgcccccgccgccccccgcgcccgccccgccgccgccgccgccgccgccccccgcgcccgcccgccgcccggccccgagcAGGGCGCGGCGCAGAGCGGCTCGCAGGCGCCCAACACGGCGGCCAGCGCCGAGGGGGTCCCCgtcgccgccgccccgccgccgccgccgccgccgccccctccccgggcaggcgcCGAGAGCTCCCGGCCGGcaccggcggggccgcggccgagGAAACCGGCGGGTCCCGGGAACTTCCACTGCGGCATCCGCGGCAGCAGCGCGCAGAAGGTGGTGCCGGGCTCGGGCTCCTCGCCCGCCGCGGGGCAGGGCCCGGGGGCCGGCGACGGCATGGGGGCGGTCAGCGGCTCGTCGCGGAAGCGGTCATACTTGGGCTCCGGGAGCATGCCCGGggccgcgctccgctccgccgatccgctccgcgccgccgccgccgccgccgcgccggctcccgccccccgcccgctcccccggggccgcgccgcgctgATGTCATGGTGCGAgcgctccgccgccccccccggccccccgcgcatCCCCCGccctccggcccccccccccccgccgctcccgacCCGCCGCCGCCACAGCAtcgcccggccccccccccccccccccccagcatagCCCGGCCCCTCCGAGCATCCTCAGGCCGCCCCTCACCCCCCAGCATCCTCtgtgccccccaacaccccctgtgccccccagcatcccctgtGCCCCCTGGTACCCCCTGCGCCCCCCAGCCTCCCTTGTGCCCCTCAACACCCCCTGtaccccccagcatcccctgtgccccctggtaccccctgcgccccccagcatcccctgtGAACCCCGgcatcccctgtgccccccggtaccctctgtgccccccagcctccctTGTGCCCCTCAacaccccctgtgccccccagcatcccctgtGCCCCCTGGCATCCCCTGTGCCACCCAGTAccctctgtgccccccagcaTTCCCTGTGACCCCCGgcatcccctgtgccccccggtaccctctgtgccccccagcctcccttgtgccccccgacaccccctgtgccccccagcatcccctgtgccccctggctaccccctgcGCCCCCCAGCATCCCTTGTGCCCCTCAacaccccctgtgccccccagcatcccctgtgccccctggggggtgctgccccccccccgagTCACagtgggggctgcgggagccgtGGGACAGGCAGCATGGAGCTCTTCCCGGTACGGCCTGACCCCCGGGCACAGCTCCGCAGCCCCTGCACCCCGGATGCCCCCCCAGGGCCAGAGCCCCCCCATGCTCTGCCCTCACCCTGCTCCAAAACCCCCGCTGCCACTCATGGCACAGCCGGGA includes the following:
- the SHC2 gene encoding LOW QUALITY PROTEIN: SHC-transforming protein 2 (The sequence of the model RefSeq protein was modified relative to this genomic sequence to represent the inferred CDS: deleted 2 bases in 1 codon) yields the protein MTSARRGPGGAGGGREPARRRRRRRSGSAERSAAPGMLPEPKYDRFRDEPLTAPMPSPAPGPCPAAGEEPEPGTTFCALLPRMPQWKFPGPAGFLGRGPAGAGRELSAPARGGGGGGGGGGAAATGTPSALAAVLGACEPLCAAPCSGPGGGRARGAAAAAAAGRARGAAGAARPGGEEWSRKGSFIRKPAQGWLHPDERVMGPGVSYIVRYMGCIEVLRSMRSLDFNTRTQVTREAINRLYEAVPGVKGIWKKKAPNKALFSILGKSNLRFAGMSIAVNISVDGLNLMIPTTRQIIANHHMQSISFASGGDTDTTDYVAYVAKDPINQRACHILECCEGLAQSVISTVGQAFELRFKQYLHSPPKVVAPPDRALGAEESAWGEDEEAAEHDYYNSIPGKEPPPGGLIDSRLRHGAGLGHVHAQPSGSGPPSQGGFAARRDQSSQPGPPWDLESQGQPCDGYLQADGHPLGPRDYEEHMYVNTQSLDAWEPEAAARGAPEESPKKDLFDMRPFEDALKLHECIAGGSASPPMEDQWPSPPTRKAPIAPTEEQLRREPWYHGKMSRRDAERLLQTDGDFLVRDSLTNPGQYVLTGMHSGQPKHLLLVDPEGVVRTKDVLFESISHLISHHRQNEQPIVAAESELHLRQVVRRKQ